TAATTGACTGTGGGATGTGAAGGTGATTTTAACTTCATGTAACATTAGTTTTTTGGTTCTAGTATTAACAAAGGTGATGCTAATGAAATGTAAGCTATTTTTTTGTACAATAACTCTGTAATGAAAagtcaatttaaaaattttgaaataacaaGGGAAATGAGGGGTtgatagtttttattattattttttttatttttttatttttttcagttgactttttgtttttcattctcaATGATTTAGAAGGTGTAATGGCAATCACCCTCCACTAAAAAATCCattatactttaaaaaatatttatataaatatatatttttagaaaatatttataaaaatttattgtttggccccataattttttattttgtcttgtataaaaaaattataaatgtatttttttttgtgtaataatTGAATCGGCCAAACTATAATAAACATGTTGTTCAACTAATctgattatattttttgaattaaaaaaacttcaaaaaaaaaattataattttttatatgaacatcCCCTTTAGTTTTGCTTCTGGTTCCGCCACTAGATGTGAGTTTACAATTCAGACCTCCTGATCATTATATACACACGTCTATGATATAAGTAACATTTAacgtttttattaaaaaaaaaaatctcaattttatgatttatttaaatatttatttgcggataaaaataaatctagAGGGGGACCACATCATGGGGCCCAAAGGGGCGGCCAAATTTTGGGTCATTTGTCTACATGAAGTTATGAACACTTCCCTATCATTGAAGACCAGCCTATCTATACCTAAATAAAACCTATCTTTAAATACTCACACATGAATGTCTATATAACCGAATCAAGTGACACATACAACGATCTTATCTATTTCACAAGTAACACATCAagtcttcatatttatttattgattgatttatttattttagaataaactaaaaaaagaatctTCATTTATTCTGATTCATGCCCCAGGCTTGACCTTCCTTAGATAAACCAAAGTTTGaagcattaatttttattcttatatgcaACTTGTTCAAATATAAGTTTCTTTTCACATCAACCATTATAGTACAATAATCGTTTGACTGTAGATATATATGGACAAAGTGAACGAATCACATGTTAAAGATGTGTGCACCattgaaaattaattgtttgattCATGTAACAGCAGAGCTAGGGGAGAGCAAAGATGAGTCATGGCCcccttgttttagttttttatttttatatatatataatatttgtgaaaatttattgtttgggtttctaatattttaaaaattaattcatatagtttttttttaaaaaaatctattatatggcctgatttttttacaaattagtatatatttttaaaatattataaaaaataattaaaaaacatatttgtaaaattatataaaattatattgtttagttttgctatttaattaattggttatacattaacaaaaaaaaaattttatatagtttttttttaaattttatatatataatatttgtgaaaatttattgtttgggtttctaatattttaaaaattaattcatatagttttttttaaaaaaatatattatatggcctgatttttttacaaattagtatatatttttaaaatattataaaaaataattaaaaaacatatttgtaaaattatataaaattatattgtttagttttgatatttaattaattggttatacattaacaaaaaaaatttttttgtaagagTTTGTTGTTAGGCaacttgatttttaataaattagtatatatgtttttaggaaaatatttataaaaatttattattttgaatttttatttatcctctaaaaaattttttagtttttttctaaaaaaatttgacttcaaaaaaaaaaatttctagctCCACCCTTGGTTCTCTCATATACAATTCACCTGGTAGACATGGGAGATTGAATTATAAACCTATTCCTacaattagaaatttttttttaggttcATTGCTTAGGGtacattttgatttttgaacaatatcaatagcTTTATATTAGCcaaatttatgtgatttatttatttatttattttttaatttcatttggcttctttactttcttttattcaattcattttATTCCAAACTAGTGGAGAAAGTCAACAAACAACCCGAACTTAAAGTCAagatttaattgaatttaaagAAATGcccttcaaatatatatataaaaaaaaagaaaaaaagagagaccaAAAAGTAAGTGGGAGTACGTGGCAGTGAAAGATTTATCTAGGGAAGGTGGCAACCAAGGGAGGAAGGACAACTTTATGAGGTACGTCCTTAATGGTATGGAATGGTACTTAAAAATCACggatcctttttttattattattttttcttttattatattcttatattttatatcacctTATATTTGTCTTCTCAGGTTCATATACCTACTTATCATGCCTGCCTCTATCTGAGTCCGGGTCTTTGTGGTGTGGTCCTTTTtgcctattattattattattattattattattataaaattacaataatacaataaaaaattcacaagagatggaacaaatatataatttaaatatatatatatatatatatatatatatatatatatatatatatatatatatatatatatatatatgagaaaatagCATCTAAGTAAATACTTAGATAATGTTTTCTACGTATGTTTGACTGAGAGCTGATATAATGGCTCTCagtgttgtttctttttttactgTTATATACTGTTATGAACTTTATATACTATTTATTAATGTACATGAATCATCATAGCTGTCAAATGTAAATCCAATAATTACTGTAATGTatctagattttaaatctaaagACGTTTCTAAAATGTGTGtcctatatataaatttgtatatatttatatataactaaaacaTATTTAGttcaaattatattagaaataataaataatttattctgataaaaaaaaaaacctattatagtgacaaaataatcgAGAACAAATTTCAAAAGTTATATCAAGGGCGTATGCACGAGAATTAATCATCTAGTCCATATACTCTCAACTAGAAATAAAAGATTTGAGCTACAAACTCATactttactattattattttctaacgACTCTCAAACTCGATATTTCACTCAAGTTTTTCTTAAGatatagaaaaatcataaagtGAAAGACTTCTTTTAATTCAACAGACTACATTacacccaatatatatatatataaaatagtaataataatataaatttcataccgaattaaaaaaaaaaaaaattaataatagcaTCACATGCACACCGCCTTTCTGAAATaactttatatatttgtatttatatataccttaaaaacactaaactcatcatcatcttccattccaaccagatctctctctctctctctctctctttctctctcgccGTGATTCATGGGTTCAGCTCCGGCAGCACGTAAACCCTTCAAATCACTTCCCAAATTCTTCCATAATTTTCACTGTAAATCCATGCTTGATGACTTCTCCTTGCCTTGCAGACGAAGCCACCGAGCGATTGCTTGGAAACGACGCCATGGAGATACGAatcggagaagaagaagaagccaagATCCGGGTTGAGAGATTAGAACGGCGATCGGACACCGGAGAGGCGATCTTGAAGGGAATCAGCTTGGAGATCCCCAAGGCCTCCATCGTTGGCATCATCGGCCCTAGCGGCAGCGGTAAGTCCACTTTTCTCCGTGCTCTTAACCGTCTCTGGGAACCCTCCGCCGGCTCCGTGTTCCTCGACGGCGATGACATCCACCGCCTCGATGTTCTCTCCCTCCGCCGCCGCGTCGGCATGCTCTTCCAGCTCCCCGCCCTCTTCGACGGTGACCGCCTTCACCTCCTTCCTCtcaatttaatttcatttttggaaaattaaaggatttttttcccggtttttaagctttaaaagattaattaataataaatttaggtgttattatttattaataatattaataaataaaataaaataataaaaataatgatgatgagaTGAATGTTATGGCAAAGTGGACTTTTGGAGGGGATGTACGGCATGGTGTccgtttatttatttgtttagataTATAAAAGTGCATGTCCTTATCACGCCACCATTTCTTTCaatgctttttttgtttttgtggatcTAGTAATTCACGTACTCTTGATTTATATGTtgagaaataattattatatatttctctAAAGATATCAATGATTTGTATAGATTCTTATGAAAACAGTCAcctgatttatatatatagattccaACTTATTAGAGTTCTTTAAAATCATGTTATGTTTTAATATTAagattcatatttgttttgagaAAACAATTGAGTTCTAAGTTTCTAATTACAATGGtttacaagtatatatatatatatatatatatatacgagaTCAGTCATCTAGGGACATTCtcgatttcaaattttatgaatGTCATATAAACATCGGATAGAATCGACATCGCTTATCGTTATAAACAGAGAAACTGGTTTCATGTCGAGCAGTGATCATGAACAATCAAAAAGTGTACAAcgtttatataaacaatcaacCATCGAATGATGATCCACCGGTTTAGATTTAAAAcaccctagatttcaaatctagagaCTTACCTCAATgatctttttcatatatatatatatatatagaatttacaTCCTCCGTGAACATCCAATCAAATCCAAATGGTCGATATTAATAGTAATACTGTGTATTATACTGtttcaaacaataattattgTACATGTTACTATACATTCATAATGTTGGTCATTAGATTGAGATCTAATAGCTGATAATGGACATTTGTAGATTTCTTATTTATGAACATTTATAGAAGAATGATccctatatgtatatatattgtagcCCACACTCTCTGGCAAGATGTCtcttcattttaaattttaaattattatttaaaattttataaaatacaagttatatattttttattttttttatttaaaaaatgagtgtgatttaataaaaataaataattcaataaaattataaaattattttaaaacaatatattatatatatatatatatatattaaagagtTTTAAAACAAGGAGTACATATTTGCATATGTGTGTATGTGAAAACTTTGTTTTTCAGGGATCAGGATTGTAAACcaaggagtttttttttttttgttaaaaatttaaagagcaTATAATGACTATTTTTTATTAGCTCTTCAGATTTGGCAatatctataaataataaagtaaaatacaTGTCAAATTTTAAATGGTGGATTAACATTTTTAGttatcaataatataaaataaaacataagtagATGTAGTGGTTGTAGTGGAAATTAAGGTGCTAGTGATTATCGATACTccatattgaaattatttttatgtaattgatTATAAGCATaagtttgttctttttttttttttggaaaatataaaagtaaatgaTGAGTTGTCTTGCactattaatttcttttaaccATGAGAATCTATACCTACCATTAAAATATGTTAATAATTTGGTTTAGAGTGTTtccataaataaatttaaatattatttattatatcatactaataattaaaatttttttaaatatatttatgaacaTATGATCTTTCAAAACTAAGGTTGGTATACTAacagtttttattattaaaagatatttagccatgttattattaaattttttattatatatatatataatattatttcaaaattctcAAAATCTCATGTGAAATTAGGGAATTTgcctagtatatatatatatatatatatatgcatataaacccCTCAGTTTGTTATAGAAGTAATTCTAAATTTTAGGGTTTTCCTTGGTATAAAAGCAAtgctctttatatatatatatatatatatatttttttttttctctaacacccaataataatttttcaattacatttattaaatataattaatccaCAGGTATAATAACTAAGCCTAGTTTTGTAATTTCATGCAGGTACGGTGGCGGACAATGTGAGGTACGGTCCACAACTAAGAGGGAAAAGGTTAACGGATGCGGAGGTGAAGAATCTCCTGAGCTTAGCGGATCTAGACCCGTCTTTAGCCTCCAGACCCGCATCCGAACTCTCAGTGGGCCAGGCCCAACGTGTAGCCTTAGCCCGCACACTTGCCAACGACCCAGAAGTAATACTACTGGACGAGCCCACGAGCGCGTTAGACCCAATATCAACCCAAAACATTGAAGAGGCCATCGTACGGTTGAAAAAGACTCGTGGAATTACTACCGTGATGGTGTCACATAGTGTTAACCAAATCCGGCGTATCGCCGACATCGTCTGTCTTCTGGTGGCCGGCGAGGTGGTGGAGGTCTTGGATCCCGTTCATCTCTCCACCGCTCAACATCCAATGGCTCGCCGGTTTCTTGAGCTTagctaattaattttaattatgatattgctatatatatatatatatatataaatataaataaatgtggatGAGTTATGAATCCGAAACCATTGAGGTAGAAGAGAGTTGAATTCTCGATCTATCGCTTTGGAGGTGGatgaacttttaaattttatttgtggGGTTTtaatgagtaatttttttttaataatatgttagggttgaattaaaatttactattttttaaagttattttattatataaatattaagttACTAAGAGTATTATTATATCTTGGGTTTGTTTATGATATGTTTATGGATTTTACATTAAAATGACAGTAAGTCTTTTTTGCCAAGTGGAGGTTggggattattattattattatttacaatattGATTGAAGTGAGTGTATAtcttatgatgaaaaataataataaataagtttatagatttatgtatttgtgtttGGATAAAGAGTAAAATAGATTAGAGTTTAAATCAGTATTGTTATAGACTATGGTGTTTTAATCCGTGAAGAAGTAATAAATTAGttgcaataaataaacaataatgttCTATAGCATATAATAAGTAATAGTCACTCTTTTGTTGTCGCAAAGTAGTGATGGGCAACGTGTGGGGTCGAAACTCTGCACATAAAGCACTGTAGTGGTATTGATCACGGTAATGTTCAAATGGATATGATGGGTTTTTTGGAAGGTATTGCTTTCACTCTAGGGTTACAACTTACATGTTAAGAGATTTATTACTCTTCTGGATGTGCACATGTGAGACTTGGCtggattaataaatttttagataattGATAAATAACTTTAATTAATGTATCATCGTAGTTATTTGTCTCTTGACGACTCTTTAATGGGTTGTTGCTTTTTgtcccaaaaaaacaaagaaagagaataaaagCTAGACTATATAACATGTCGAGAGAGCCACTAGGGTTAGAGTCACCAAAGTTGGAGATGATCGAGATGGTGAGCTTTAGGGTAGAAAAGTACCCTTTTTACCTTCCGATTTGATTATCCTTACCTCCCCATTCCACCAAGTTTTATGCAATCGTATGGACCCTAGTGAAGGGATTGAtctaatcaaagaaatcgaattaATCACTTTGGGATCCCTAAAGCTCCAAGCAATCTTATGTGGTttaggaaaaaaagagagatcaCCACAACAACCGCGTAGGGGAATAACCATTGGTTGCCTTAAGAAAAGGGCCGGTGTGTTTTAGGATATCCATGACTCAAACTATCTCAATTAGAGTTCATTAGTTAAATCTTATAGGGCTTCCTTGTCCGAATACTCTCTTCTCATGTGTGATTCTCCTTTATGTGCTATTTGCATGTAGTAGTTGTCTAGTCCTTATTTGAGTTAGTTCATCTTCATTTGTTTTCaccattcattattattatttagctAGATAGTAGAAGAATAGCTAGTACTAGTATTCCCTAGTCCTAATGAGGGATCAACAACCTTACTATAATAGCACACTTTATTCATTGTACTGTGCATGCACTTGCGCGAATAGGCTCACGCCTAACATCAAGaactattgaaaaaaaaatagaatacaagacgtaaatgaaaagcaaaataaataaataaataaatagtggCTAAATTAACAAAGTTCTAGTGTTTCTAATGCCTTATTCCCGAACAACCACGACAAAAACTTGATAGCCGCCAAGTAATAAAGTAGCGAGTAAGAGGTTATCGTATCCCACGAGCAACAAGAGCACTAATAATGCCTACTTCATTGTCATCTAGCCTCCGAATAATAGTGTGGAACGTAATTAACaagaaatcaaacaagaaaaagaagatacaAAAATAGAGACAAATAGAAATAGGTCCCTATCAATCAAAGTAACTTACTTGGGTGATGTTCTATATTGAGTGTACaattgttctttattttatatcattttgtacactcattaggtatatattagagttatattttgaaattcgatgctaaacatggtgtattttgtaATCACATGTTTCGGGCAGTGTTTAAAAGACgaagagagccaaaagaagtgtTTTCAGAGCCAAAATGATTAAGATGGAACTTTTTGGCATCAATCAAAGAAGGACAAGCCAAACATATTTACTTACGAGCACCTTACGACCGTGTTTATAGATGTAAGCTTTTTTCGgagaaccttgcgggcataCTAATGCCCTCACTACCTCAAATTAAAACACTAGAAATAATTACTTAGCTCTCAGCTAAGAATTGACAGTCAAATTGTAAATAAGGCAAATCGGTTTAAATTAAAGGCGGGATTCCATCAATTGTTATATGTAATCTTTTGACATGAGTCCAGCTATAAGAAATTCCTAGACAGAGAAGATAATATATCTTTACGCTGAGTGGACCCTATGCAATGCACAATTTGAATTCATTATCTCGCACTCTGCACATCCATGTGAAGCCCTGGCTTTAATGGGTTATTGCTTGTtgtcccaaaaaaataataataaaataaaagctagATTGAATATATAACGCACATGCATTTATGGAACTTGTTTATTtttgacattaagaaaaaataactaGACTCTCTAGAGCTAAACACTTGACCGAGGGATGACATGGGGAGTATATAAGAGAAAATACAAACCTTAAAAagttgttttgattttataagataaatatattaatttgtaattacTAATCGGAAGTTTTCGTTTTGGACATTGTTAGCCAAGTGTATGAACTGGCCTGGATTGAACTAGCTTTTTGACGTTTTACAATAAAGactcattaatatatatatatatatatataacttattattattaatttgatttttagcaAACTAATTACAGACAaattgtcatgattttttttccttaattaaaATTTGCAATATATGTGagattttagagaaaatggaAATCTTAAAAACCTCCACActaaaataatgtttttgtcATTAGCTTGAAAAGTGGAATATAGATAAATTAACATGCACATGCCTTTTTGGATTTATTCGGAAGACTCGGAATAGTGTTTTTTGTCATTAGCTTGAAAAGTGGAATATAGataaatttaatcatttaaaatagggaaaattacaTGCTTACCCTcgataattttcaaaacttcccaaacagtctcgtgagttttgcatacccCGATACatcccttcctttattgtttcacttccttttacccctgcattatgaaattccatcatcgcTCTTAAAaactttttgcatacatttttttcattctttttgcattccttttgtacatgtactcatttcttaaacagagaactcatttttttaaacagtagaacttatttcttaaacgagagttcatttcttaaacaaaaaaactcatttcttaaacagaaaaactcatttcttaaatgaaaacctcatttttttaaaacataaaactcatttttttaaactaaaaacattaatatttaaaactagaaaaacaaatatttacgtgataaattaatcctcggatataaaaaccaattaatcttggctactcgtacatatttaaatagaaacaacgatatttaagcacttttttaaacgtaaacgcaatatattaaacataaacatcgatagttaaacaaagacaaacaagcatatcaacagataactcatttcttaaacgagaaCTCATTtctaaacagagagcttatttttttaaacagagaccctcatttttttaaaacgtaaaccctcattgagtagggacatcgagtatctcatcgtcaccGATCTCGTGCGAACGCTGAGTGCCGAGCTCCGGATCCGCGAGCGATCTCGGCTGCCGGGCTCgctgtggggtcttaaaggagaaatctttatcggcgatgcgatccggttggcgacgctCCTCGgcgtcggagtggtgaggtcttcgtggCGACGCTCGGATAAGACGAGTCGAACTCGAATCGGAActattctcgatcgcggagaccgcgaacatggatagcaatagggttagggttagggatcattccgagGTTCGATCCATGGGCGCCTAAGCTCGCgacggaacggagggaggaagcggcgccgacgagggttcgatctcgccgctTCGCCTTCGCCTTCGTCGCCTTCCCCtgccgtcgacctcatctcttttcatcttcttcgctcgCCGACCTCGGGAAGACCGCGACGCTCCTCGTCgccgagcgaaggcatcgaaaggttgcactcagtacatatttaaatagaaacaacgatatttaagcactttttttaaacgtaaacgcaatatattaaacagtaaacatcgatagttaaacaaagacaaacaagcatataaacagagaactcatttcttaaacgagagctttatttttttaaacagacctcatttttttaaacagaaacctcatcgAGTAGGGACatcgagtatctcatcgtcacgaTCTCGCTGAACGCTGAGTGCCGCGCTCCggatccgggcgagcgatctcgagcTGGCCTCGCtcgtggggtcttaaaggagaaatctttgtctggcgttggcgatccgggcTGGAGACGCTCCTgaggtcggagtggtgaggtcttcgatggCGACGCTCGGATAAGACGGGTCGAActcgaacggaaccattctcgatcacggagaccg
This portion of the Dioscorea cayenensis subsp. rotundata cultivar TDr96_F1 chromosome 3, TDr96_F1_v2_PseudoChromosome.rev07_lg8_w22 25.fasta, whole genome shotgun sequence genome encodes:
- the LOC120254519 gene encoding protein STAR1, with the translated sequence MGSAPAAHEATERLLGNDAMEIRIGEEEEAKIRVERLERRSDTGEAILKGISLEIPKASIVGIIGPSGSGKSTFLRALNRLWEPSAGSVFLDGDDIHRLDVLSLRRRVGMLFQLPALFDGTVADNVRYGPQLRGKRLTDAEVKNLLSLADLDPSLASRPASELSVGQAQRVALARTLANDPEVILLDEPTSALDPISTQNIEEAIVRLKKTRGITTVMVSHSVNQIRRIADIVCLLVAGEVVEVLDPVHLSTAQHPMARRFLELS